The nucleotide sequence ACAATTTTGGCCACAACACCTTTGTTTCCATGGCGTCCGGCCATCTTATCGCCGACTGATATCTTGCGTTTCTTAGCAATTTGAACCTTTGCCAATTGTACAATACCCGGTGGAAGTTCATCTCCGACTTGAACTTTGAATTTCTCCGAATTGTATTCGCTTTCAACTTCTTCGACATTTCGTTCAAAATTATCAATAAGAAAATTTGCCATTTCGTTCGTTTCTTCATCGTCCGTCCAGTGGCTTTCTGCCAAATTAAGCTCCGATGGATCTAAATTTTTGAATGAATCGTCGGTAAATTTACGTCCTTTCTTGAGAAATTCACTGCCGTCAGTATACTGTACTCCAGCTGAAACTTTTCCTACCAAAAGTTTCTCCAATTCTTCCCGGAGATTTGCCTTTAAGCGGCGAACTTGCTTTTTGTAGTCTGAATCCAGTTCTTCAATTTTCTTTTTGTCCTCTTTTTTCGACTCAGTGTCCTTTTTCTTGCGGCTAAACAACTTGGTCGAAACCACAATCCCTTTCATTCCCGGAGGCGCTTTCAGCGAAGCGTCTTTCACATCGCCGGCTTTGTCGCCAAAAATAGCCTTCAGGAGTTTCTCTTCGGGCGTAGGGTCTGTCTCTCCCTTGGGTGTCACTTTGCCGACTAAGATATCGCCCGGTAAGACTTCTGCTCCAACTCGTATAATTCCATTTTCGTCGAGATCTTTGGTCGCTTCTTCACTGACATTGGGAATTTCGCGTGTGAGTTCTTCCTCGCCGCGTTTGGTATCTCGGACCTGAATCTCATATTCTTCAATGTGAATCGACGTAAAAAGGTCATCTTTTAAAAGTTTCTCACTCAAAATAATAGCGTCTTCGAAATTATAACCGCGCCATGGCATGAATGCCGCAAGGACATTACGTCCTAATGCCAAATCACCTCGATTAGTTGCGCATCCATCTGCGATTATCTGTCCTGCTTTGACCTCGTCACCGGTTGCAACAAGAGGCCGCTGATTTATGCACGTATCCTGATTGGTGCGGAAAAATTTAAGAAGCTGATAAGACACCGTATCCGAGACTTCTTGTTTTTGTTTCTTTATATTTCCCTTTTTTCGGATGGTAATTTCATTAGCGGATACAGACTCAACAATTCCATCTATCTCGGATATTAACACTGAGCGCGAATCAACAGCGACGACACGCTCGAGACCGGTCCCGACGATGGGAGCTTCTGGAATCAAAAGAGGTACAGCCTGACGCTGCATGTTGGATCCCATCAATGCGCGGTTCGCATCATCATGTTCCAAGAATGGGATCAAAGCGGCGGCCGGACTTACGATCTGCGCAGGAGAAACGTCCATGTATGCTATTTCATTCGGCGGAGCCAAGGGGAAATCGCCCTTATTTCGCGCTTTCACAAATTCATTTTGGAAGATTCCCTTTTTATCAATTATCTCGCTGGCTTGAGCGATTGTTCTATTTTCTTCGTCGCTCGCTGTCAAATACTCAATATTTTGCTGAACCCTTCCGTTCGTGACTTTTCGGTATGGAGTTTCGATGAACCCGTATCGATTAATTCGCGCGAACAAACATAATGAAGAAATCAAACCAATATTTGGTCCTTCCGGAGTTTCCACCGGGCATAATCTGCCGTAATGGGTGTAGTGAACGTCACGCACTTCAAAGCCGGCACGCTCTCTTGTTAAACCGCCTGGCCCTAACGCCGAAAGCCGTCGTTTATGAGTAAGTTCAGACAGCGGATTGGTCTGGTCCATGAATTGAGACAACTGACTCGTGCCAAAGAACGTATTAATTACGCTGGAAATGGTCCGAGCATTTACCAGATCCTGAGGAGTCAAATTCTCATTGTCTCGCAAATTCATTCTTTCGCGAATCGTACGCGTCATACGTGAAAAAGCAACGCTAAACTGGGAAGCGAGTTGTTCGCCGACAGTCTTGACCCGGCGATTTCCTAAGTGGTCAATGTCATCCGTTGAGCGGGTGCCATTACGTAACTCAATAAGCGCTTTAATAATTGCAATGATATCATCCTTCGTTAAAACGGTGACCGCTTCCGGGATATTTAGACTCAACTTCTTATTGATCCGGTTACGTCCTACATCGCCGAGATCGTAACGTTTGGAATTAAAAAACTGTCTTTCCAAAAGACTGCGGGCGGTTTCAAGATCCGGGGCATCGCCGGAACGCAATTGACGATAGATTTGTTCCAGCGCTTCAGCTTCAGTTTTAGTTACGTCTTTTCGAATGGTATTAGCAATAACCTCAGGAATTTCGTCTTCAGCTTTAATAAGGTCTATTTTCTTAATTTTAAATTTCTTGAGTTTTGTAATGAGTTCCTCATCCACGATCGCATCTTTTTCAGCAATAATCTCGCCGGTTTCTTCCTGAATTATATCCACTGCGATCTTACGGCCATTAAGTGTATCACCAATCCTGGTCAGTTCAACCTCATCGATCACCCCGAAAAGCTTTAACATATCACGATCGGAAGAATAACCAAGCGCACGCAAGAAAGTCGTAACAGGAAATTTTTTCTTACGATCAATGAAAACGTACATGACGTCGTTGACATCCGTCGTAAACTCAATCCACGATCCTCTAAATGGTATCACGCGCGCCGAAAACATTTTAGTGCCATTTGGATGAATAGATTCGTCAAAAAAGACACCGGGTGACCGGTGCAACTGACTGACTACAACACGTTCTGCCCCGTTAATGATAAAGGTGCCCTTTTCAGTGATATAAGGCAAATTGCCGAGGTACACATCCTGTTCCATAATTTCAGGATGCTTATCATCCGATGATTTCTTGCTTGAAAGCCGCAGCGTCGCTTTCAGCGGTACAGAGTGTGAGACGCCACGTTCCTGACATTCCCGGACATCGTATTTGGGGCGCTCAATAAAATACTTGATAAATTCTAATTTGAAAAGCTCTTTAGCGTCTTCGACGGGAAATGAACTCAAAAACACAGCTTGCAAGCCCGTGTTGGTTCTCTTTTCAGATTGCACATCCTGTTGAAGAAACTCTTTATACGAATCAATCTGAATCTCAAGCAAATCCGGCATTTCTGTTACGCTGGGATTTTTAGCAAATGAAACTCGTTCGATGATCTTGTTTTTCAAGGGTAACCTGCCTTTTGTTAAATTAGGTTGTGAGGAACAACTTAATTGCTTTTATTCTGAACTTGGAAGCGCAAGGCATGTGCGCTCGCGGGATAAGAACACCCATATTATCGCCTGGGTATTCTAAAAAGAAATTAAAGCGGCCCCTTCCAGGACCGCTTATGATAGACTGCTCTGAACGAATTAAGCTACTTCGACTGTTGCTCCAACTTCAGCAAATTTAGCTTTGATCTTCTCTGCTTCATCTTTCGAAACACCTTCTTTTACAACAGCAGGTGCGCTGTCAACAAGGTCTTTCGCTTCTTTCAATCCCAGGCTGGTCAGTTCACGAAGAACTTTGATCACCTGAATTTTCTTGTCGCCGGCGCCCGTCAATTTTACCGTAAATTCTGTTTGTTCTTCCGCAACAGCGGCGCCGCCGCCTGCAGGTCCGGCAACCGCAGCAACCGCAACAGGAGCTGCAATCTCAACACCAAATTTACTTTTAATTTCTTTGACGAGTTCTCCGATCTCCATCATGTTGGCGTTTGCTAAATAGTCCAACACATCTGCTCTTGAAGTAGCCATTTCTATATCTCCTAAATGTCTTTGCTGTCAGTCATCCGCAACATTTAAACGAATGATAAATTAAGACAGCAAATGGTTAATATTAAACTAAATTGTTTATGCCGCTTTTTTGTCTTTTAAGGTTTCCAAAAGGCCGACCAGATTTTGCATCGGTGTATTGAGCAACATCACGACGTTTTGCATCGGCGAATTGAACAGGCCCATGAGTTGTCCTAATAGATCTTTTTTACTTGGCATCTTAGCGATGTCACCGATCTTGGAAGCTTCAAACAATTGCTTGTCAATAACGCAAATCTTGACTTGCAGTTTGTCATTTTCTTTTTCCTTCAGAAAATCTGATATTACTTTAGCCGGCGCTACGGCATCCGCGTAACCAAATGCAATCCCAGTAGGTCCCTGCAGATACTTATCAAGATTAACAGTATACCCCGCTTTGTTCAGGGCGAGCTTGGCTAGAGTATTTTTTACCACTTTAAAATCGGAATTAGATTCGCGAAATTTAATTCGCAATTGTTCCATTTTTTGAACATTGATTCCTGAAAAATCGGTCAGATACAGACTGGAAGCATTCTCAAATTTTTCTGCCAACTCAGCAATCAATTCAGTTTTATTTTCTTTTTTCATATTAGGCCTTTAAAAATTGATGATCAAATGTTGATTTAGTGAACAGTTATCGAACCAACTTCCTGATTACTAACTTTGATGCCTGGTCCCATGGACGTGGACACATGCACGCTCTTCAGATATTGTCCTTTTGCCGTTGACGGCCTCATGCGTAGGATTGTAGCCATAAAGCTTCTAAAATTGTCTTCCAAATTTTTTTGTTCGAATGAGGATTTGCCGATACCGACATGAACCGTTCCTTGTTTATCAACACGAAATTCGACACGGCCTGCTTTTACTTCATTCACCGCCTTGGCAACGTCGTTAGTCACTGTGCCGCTTTTTGGATTGGGCATCAGACCTTTCGGACCCAATATCTTGCCTAATTTTCCAAGTTCAACCATCGCTTCGGGCGTAGCAACTATCACGTCTACATCAGTCCAACCTTCTTTGATCTTCTGAAGATAATCGTCAAAACCAACGAAATCGGCACCTGCTTCTTTCGCTTCTTTATCTTTCATTTTCGTGATTACCAACACGCGTACGGATTTACCGACTCCGTGAGGCATCAAAACAGTTCCGCGAATCGCTTGATCTGCGTGTTTAGGATCGACACCCAAATTCACCGCAACATCAATTGTCTCAATAAATTTGGTGCTCGCAGTTTCTTTGATCAATCTAAAAGCCTCTGTTATGGAATATTCTTTTCCATGTTCAACTTTTTTTTGAGCGGCCTGAAACCGTTTACTTCTTTTTTTCATATATCTCCTTTTGCGAATATTCTCTCCGCCAACAACGGATGAATTACTCTCCCACCAAGGGTGGTAATGGATTAAACGAGTTAATTAAATTTAGTCTATAACTTCTACACCCAAACTTTTTGCTGTGCCTTCGATCATGCGCATAGCGCCGGCAATGTCTTTGGCATTAAGGTCCGGCATCTTTAATTTAGCGATTTCCTGAATTTTTGCCCGGCTGATTTTCCCGACTTTTGTACGGTTCGGCTGAGCTGAGCCTTTTTCCAATCCTATAGCTTTCTTAATCAGAATTGCTGCCGGCGGGGTTTTCAGGATAAAAGTAAATGATCGGTCTGAAAAAACTGTGATAACGACCGGAATGATCAACCCTTTTTGATCCTGGGTCTTTGCATTAAATGCCTTACAGAATTCCATGATATTAACGCCATGTTGGCCTAAGGCCGGACCGACGGGAGGCTGCGGATTCGCAGCTCCTGCTGCAATTTGCAGCTTGATTTGGGCAACTACTTTTTTCATTAGATTCCCTTTTTCATAAATAAATATTGTTAATTACTGTTCTAATTTAACCTGTAAGAAGTCCAATTCAACGGGTGTTGATCGGCCAAAAATGCTGACCATAACTTTCAGTTTACTCTTTTCATAATTTATCTCATCGATAAATCCTGTAAAATCTGTGAACGGTCCGTCTGTCACACGGATCGGATCGCCTACTTTGAATGGAACGTCGTAAGTCTCCGATGTCTTTTTCTCGTGCATTCTTCCAAGCATACGATCGACT is from bacterium and encodes:
- the rplK gene encoding 50S ribosomal protein L11; its protein translation is MKKVVAQIKLQIAAGAANPQPPVGPALGQHGVNIMEFCKAFNAKTQDQKGLIIPVVITVFSDRSFTFILKTPPAAILIKKAIGLEKGSAQPNRTKVGKISRAKIQEIAKLKMPDLNAKDIAGAMRMIEGTAKSLGVEVID
- a CDS encoding 50S ribosomal protein L7/L12, which gives rise to MATSRADVLDYLANANMMEIGELVKEIKSKFGVEIAAPVAVAAVAGPAGGGAAVAEEQTEFTVKLTGAGDKKIQVIKVLRELTSLGLKEAKDLVDSAPAVVKEGVSKDEAEKIKAKFAEVGATVEVA
- the rpoB gene encoding DNA-directed RNA polymerase subunit beta, with protein sequence MKNKIIERVSFAKNPSVTEMPDLLEIQIDSYKEFLQQDVQSEKRTNTGLQAVFLSSFPVEDAKELFKLEFIKYFIERPKYDVRECQERGVSHSVPLKATLRLSSKKSSDDKHPEIMEQDVYLGNLPYITEKGTFIINGAERVVVSQLHRSPGVFFDESIHPNGTKMFSARVIPFRGSWIEFTTDVNDVMYVFIDRKKKFPVTTFLRALGYSSDRDMLKLFGVIDEVELTRIGDTLNGRKIAVDIIQEETGEIIAEKDAIVDEELITKLKKFKIKKIDLIKAEDEIPEVIANTIRKDVTKTEAEALEQIYRQLRSGDAPDLETARSLLERQFFNSKRYDLGDVGRNRINKKLSLNIPEAVTVLTKDDIIAIIKALIELRNGTRSTDDIDHLGNRRVKTVGEQLASQFSVAFSRMTRTIRERMNLRDNENLTPQDLVNARTISSVINTFFGTSQLSQFMDQTNPLSELTHKRRLSALGPGGLTRERAGFEVRDVHYTHYGRLCPVETPEGPNIGLISSLCLFARINRYGFIETPYRKVTNGRVQQNIEYLTASDEENRTIAQASEIIDKKGIFQNEFVKARNKGDFPLAPPNEIAYMDVSPAQIVSPAAALIPFLEHDDANRALMGSNMQRQAVPLLIPEAPIVGTGLERVVAVDSRSVLISEIDGIVESVSANEITIRKKGNIKKQKQEVSDTVSYQLLKFFRTNQDTCINQRPLVATGDEVKAGQIIADGCATNRGDLALGRNVLAAFMPWRGYNFEDAIILSEKLLKDDLFTSIHIEEYEIQVRDTKRGEEELTREIPNVSEEATKDLDENGIIRVGAEVLPGDILVGKVTPKGETDPTPEEKLLKAIFGDKAGDVKDASLKAPPGMKGIVVSTKLFSRKKKDTESKKEDKKKIEELDSDYKKQVRRLKANLREELEKLLVGKVSAGVQYTDGSEFLKKGRKFTDDSFKNLDPSELNLAESHWTDDEETNEMANFLIDNFERNVEEVESEYNSEKFKVQVGDELPPGIVQLAKVQIAKKRKISVGDKMAGRHGNKGVVAKIVPEEDMPFLGDGTPVDVILNPLGVPSRMNLGQIFETSLAWAGKVLGKHYETNVFDGAKIRDVQDELRAAGLPEHGKVKLTDGRSGESFDQETMVGYIYIMKLNHLVDDKIHARSIGPYSLITQQPLGGKAQFGGQRFGEMEVWALEAYGAAYTLQEILTYKSDDVSGRAKVYESIVKGDNLPEAGIPESFNVLVRELQGLGLEVKIV
- a CDS encoding 50S ribosomal protein L1, with product MKKRSKRFQAAQKKVEHGKEYSITEAFRLIKETASTKFIETIDVAVNLGVDPKHADQAIRGTVLMPHGVGKSVRVLVITKMKDKEAKEAGADFVGFDDYLQKIKEGWTDVDVIVATPEAMVELGKLGKILGPKGLMPNPKSGTVTNDVAKAVNEVKAGRVEFRVDKQGTVHVGIGKSSFEQKNLEDNFRSFMATILRMRPSTAKGQYLKSVHVSTSMGPGIKVSNQEVGSITVH
- a CDS encoding 50S ribosomal protein L10, giving the protein MKKENKTELIAELAEKFENASSLYLTDFSGINVQKMEQLRIKFRESNSDFKVVKNTLAKLALNKAGYTVNLDKYLQGPTGIAFGYADAVAPAKVISDFLKEKENDKLQVKICVIDKQLFEASKIGDIAKMPSKKDLLGQLMGLFNSPMQNVVMLLNTPMQNLVGLLETLKDKKAA